The following are encoded in a window of Pseudomonas sp. JQ170C genomic DNA:
- a CDS encoding aminoacyl-tRNA deacylase and HDOD domain-containing protein encodes MTEVALDTATPHAPSVIRLLLEKLGIAYREVLDHSQLLSERKVQAVLLDDAVGALMVLFPQSQLLDLNRLAELTGRKLAAVPLERLKHMLDKHGLKMLPGIPALTSSPCLYEESLLKPEKLLVHSGEAGLLLEIERDDFKKMLSKASAGNFGERLSSIRPNLDRPADDREEITQAVQAFTARRIQQRLESTIEIPPLAETAQKIIKLRVDPNATIDDITGVVETDPALAAQVVSWAASPYYASPGKIRSVEDAIVRVLGFDLVINLALGLALGKTLSLPKDHPQDTTPYWQQSIYTAAVIEGLTRAIPRAERPEAGLTYLAGLLHNFGYLLLAHVFPPHFSLICRHLEVNPHLCHSYVEQHLLGISREQIGAWLMRFWDMPEELATALRFQHDPQYDGDHAAFPNLVCLAIRLLRVRGIGSGPVEPIPDELLERLNIPREKAEDVVNKVLEAEVLLRELASQFNQH; translated from the coding sequence ATGACTGAAGTTGCTCTGGACACCGCAACCCCCCACGCTCCGTCTGTTATCCGGCTGCTGCTCGAAAAGCTCGGCATCGCCTACCGCGAAGTGCTGGATCACTCGCAGCTGCTGTCCGAGCGCAAGGTCCAGGCCGTATTGCTCGATGACGCAGTCGGCGCGCTGATGGTGCTGTTCCCGCAGAGCCAGCTGCTCGACCTCAACCGCCTCGCCGAACTCACTGGCCGCAAGCTTGCCGCCGTGCCCCTGGAACGCCTCAAGCACATGCTCGACAAGCATGGCCTGAAGATGCTGCCGGGCATTCCTGCATTGACCAGTTCGCCTTGCCTCTATGAAGAGAGCCTGCTCAAGCCTGAAAAGCTGCTGGTGCACTCCGGTGAAGCCGGCCTGTTGCTGGAGATCGAGCGCGACGACTTCAAGAAAATGCTCAGCAAAGCCAGCGCCGGCAACTTCGGTGAGCGCCTGAGCAGCATTCGCCCCAACCTCGATCGCCCGGCCGACGACCGCGAAGAAATCACCCAGGCGGTCCAGGCCTTCACCGCCCGGCGCATCCAGCAACGCCTGGAAAGCACCATCGAGATTCCACCCCTGGCGGAAACCGCGCAAAAGATCATCAAGCTGCGCGTCGACCCCAACGCGACCATCGACGACATCACCGGCGTGGTCGAGACCGACCCGGCGCTGGCGGCCCAGGTTGTCAGCTGGGCGGCGTCGCCCTACTACGCTTCACCGGGCAAGATCCGCTCCGTCGAAGACGCCATTGTCCGCGTGCTGGGTTTTGATCTGGTCATCAACCTGGCGCTGGGCCTGGCACTGGGCAAGACCTTGAGCCTGCCCAAGGACCACCCGCAGGACACCACGCCATACTGGCAACAGTCGATCTACACCGCCGCCGTGATCGAGGGCCTGACCCGCGCCATCCCCCGCGCGGAACGCCCGGAAGCCGGCCTCACGTACCTGGCCGGCTTGCTGCACAACTTCGGCTACCTGCTGCTGGCGCATGTATTCCCGCCGCACTTTTCGCTGATCTGCCGCCACCTGGAGGTCAACCCGCACCTGTGCCACAGCTATGTCGAACAGCATTTGCTGGGGATCAGCCGCGAGCAGATCGGTGCCTGGTTGATGCGCTTCTGGGACATGCCCGAGGAACTGGCCACAGCCCTGCGCTTTCAGCATGACCCGCAGTACGACGGTGACCATGCCGCCTTCCCCAACCTGGTGTGCCTGGCGATTCGCCTTTTGCGCGTGCGGGGTATCGGTTCGGGGCCGGTCGAGCCTATTCCGGACGAGTTGCTGGAGCGCCTGAACATTCCTCGCGAGAAAGCCGAGGATGTGGTGAACAAGGTGCTTGAGGCCGAAGTGCTGTTGCGTGAACTGGCCTCGCAGTTCAACCAGCACTGA
- a CDS encoding SCP2 sterol-binding domain-containing protein — MKFRFLLWAMGLLMAKASRKNPAFQQQLADKDLVFQLQTLDGKVARHFVVKDMRIRSQSGTHAAPAFAIAFKDAAFGFATLQAKNKQLAFMQGIQDKSIQIKGNPALVIWFQGLMKYLKPKKKA; from the coding sequence ATGAAGTTTCGCTTTCTCCTTTGGGCCATGGGGCTGCTGATGGCCAAGGCCAGCCGCAAGAATCCGGCATTCCAGCAACAACTGGCAGACAAGGACCTGGTGTTCCAGCTACAGACCCTCGATGGCAAGGTGGCTCGCCATTTTGTCGTCAAGGATATGCGTATCCGCAGCCAGTCCGGCACCCACGCAGCTCCCGCCTTTGCCATTGCCTTCAAGGACGCCGCATTCGGCTTCGCTACCTTGCAGGCGAAAAACAAGCAATTGGCGTTCATGCAGGGGATTCAGGACAAGAGCATCCAGATCAAGGGCAATCCGGCGCTGGTGATCTGGTTCCAGGGCCTGATGAAGTACCTGAAACCGAAAAAGAAAGCCTGA
- a CDS encoding HU family DNA-binding protein has product MRKPELAAAIAEKADLTKEQANRVLNAVLEEITGALHRKDSVTLVGFGTFLQRHRGARTGKNPQTGEPVKIKASNTVAFKPGKSLKDSVNP; this is encoded by the coding sequence ATGCGTAAACCAGAACTCGCCGCAGCCATTGCTGAAAAGGCCGATCTCACCAAAGAGCAAGCCAACCGCGTACTCAACGCCGTGCTCGAAGAAATCACCGGCGCCCTGCATCGCAAGGACAGCGTTACGCTGGTCGGCTTCGGTACGTTCCTGCAGCGCCATCGCGGTGCCCGCACCGGCAAGAACCCGCAAACCGGCGAGCCGGTGAAGATCAAGGCCAGCAACACTGTGGCTTTCAAACCAGGTAAATCCCTGAAGGACAGCGTCAATCCGTGA
- a CDS encoding NAD(P)/FAD-dependent oxidoreductase, whose translation MTAPVVIVGTGLAGYNLAREFRKLDGETPLLLITADDGRSYSKPMLSTGFAKNKDADGLSMAEPGAMAEQLKAEVRTHTRISGIDPGHKRLWIGEEQVPYRDLILAWGAQTVQVPVEGDAGDAIFPINDLEDYARFRAAAAGKRRVLILGAGLIGCEFANDMSLGGFEVELVAPCEQVMPTLLHPAAAGAVQAGLEGLGVRFHLGPVLTRLQRVEHGLEAHLSDGTVIPCDLVVSAVGLRPRIDLAAAAGLQVNRGVVVDRQLRTSHGSIYALGDCAEVDGLNLLYVMPLMSCARALAQTLAGNPTAVSYGPMPVTVKTPACPLVVSPPPHGREGQWQVEGQGIDLKVLCHDVDGNLLGYALTGSAVMEKLALNRQLPALMA comes from the coding sequence ATGACGGCTCCAGTGGTAATTGTCGGTACAGGCTTGGCGGGTTACAACCTGGCCCGCGAATTTCGCAAGCTCGACGGTGAAACGCCGCTGCTGCTGATTACTGCCGACGATGGCCGTTCATATTCCAAGCCGATGCTTTCCACCGGTTTTGCCAAGAACAAGGATGCCGACGGCCTGAGCATGGCAGAGCCCGGCGCCATGGCGGAACAGCTCAAGGCTGAAGTGCGTACCCATACTCGCATCAGCGGTATCGACCCGGGCCACAAGCGCCTGTGGATCGGCGAGGAACAGGTTCCTTATCGTGACCTGATCCTGGCCTGGGGGGCGCAAACCGTGCAGGTGCCGGTAGAAGGCGACGCCGGTGACGCGATCTTCCCGATCAATGATCTGGAAGATTACGCCCGCTTCCGTGCCGCCGCCGCAGGCAAGCGGCGGGTGCTTATTCTTGGCGCTGGCCTGATTGGCTGTGAGTTCGCCAATGACATGAGCCTGGGCGGCTTTGAAGTCGAGCTGGTGGCGCCGTGCGAGCAGGTCATGCCGACGTTGCTGCATCCTGCGGCCGCGGGTGCGGTGCAAGCGGGTCTGGAAGGGCTGGGGGTGCGTTTTCACCTGGGGCCGGTGCTGACGCGCCTGCAGCGCGTTGAGCACGGGCTCGAAGCGCACCTGTCCGATGGCACGGTCATTCCTTGTGATCTGGTGGTGTCGGCCGTTGGTCTGCGACCACGCATCGACCTGGCCGCGGCAGCCGGCCTGCAGGTCAATCGTGGCGTTGTGGTCGACCGTCAACTGCGCACCTCCCATGGCAGCATCTATGCCCTGGGCGACTGCGCCGAGGTCGACGGCCTGAACCTGCTGTATGTCATGCCGTTGATGAGCTGCGCGCGGGCGCTGGCGCAGACCCTGGCCGGCAACCCGACCGCGGTTTCCTACGGCCCGATGCCGGTAACGGTGAAGACCCCGGCCTGCCCACTGGTGGTTTCGCCGCCACCCCATGGCCGTGAGGGTCAATGGCAGGTCGAAGGCCAGGGCATCGACCTCAAAGTGCTCTGCCATGACGTGGACGGCAACTTGCTGGGCTACGCGCTGACCGGCTCGGCGGTGATGGAGAAGCTGGCTCTAAATCGGCAACTTCCGGCGTTAATGGCATAA
- a CDS encoding rubredoxin yields MKKWQCIVCGLIYDEAEGWPDDGIAPGTRWEDVPADWLCPDCGVGKMDFEMIAIG; encoded by the coding sequence ATGAAAAAGTGGCAGTGTATTGTTTGCGGCCTGATCTACGACGAGGCTGAAGGGTGGCCGGATGATGGAATTGCCCCGGGTACTCGCTGGGAAGATGTACCGGCGGACTGGCTGTGCCCCGACTGTGGTGTCGGCAAGATGGACTTTGAAATGATCGCAATCGGCTGA
- a CDS encoding chorismate--pyruvate lyase family protein, whose protein sequence is MPYETSQAPAAEWLQYSQVADSAMPAVLDWLFDEGSLTRRLTQLSADHFSVTPLCEGWQPLRDDECQALDLPPGSEGWVREVYLRGHGQAWVFARSVAARSALESGGLDMEALGSRSLGELLFCDQAFTRRAIEVCHYPKAWLPAADASDTLWGRRSRFDRAGLSVLVAEVFLPALWQAADISGEIR, encoded by the coding sequence GTGCCGTACGAAACATCGCAAGCGCCCGCTGCAGAATGGTTGCAGTACTCGCAGGTAGCAGACAGCGCAATGCCTGCCGTCCTTGACTGGTTGTTCGATGAAGGGTCCCTGACCCGTCGCCTGACCCAATTATCCGCCGATCACTTTTCTGTTACACCCCTTTGCGAAGGCTGGCAGCCGCTGCGTGATGACGAATGCCAGGCGCTGGATCTGCCGCCTGGCAGCGAAGGCTGGGTGCGCGAGGTGTATCTGCGTGGTCATGGCCAGGCCTGGGTCTTCGCCCGTAGCGTGGCAGCACGCAGTGCCCTGGAAAGCGGCGGACTGGACATGGAAGCACTGGGCAGTCGCTCCCTGGGCGAGTTGCTGTTCTGCGACCAGGCCTTTACCCGCCGGGCCATCGAAGTCTGTCATTACCCCAAGGCCTGGCTGCCCGCCGCCGACGCCAGCGACACCTTGTGGGGACGCCGCTCGCGCTTTGATCGCGCCGGGCTGAGTGTGCTGGTTGCCGAAGTCTTCCTGCCCGCGCTGTGGCAGGCCGCTGATATTTCCGGGGAGATCCGCTGA
- the ubiA gene encoding 4-hydroxybenzoate octaprenyltransferase yields MYVQLLKSLNRLHPRAWDFIQLSRMDRPIGIYLLLWPTLSAVWIAAKGSPTLANVLIFTLGVVLMRAAGCAINDFADRKVDGHVKRTADRPLAAGRINAREALVLFAILVGVSFLLVLCTNATTVWLSFGAVALAACYPFMKRYTYYPQVVLGAAYSWGIPMAFTAANGELPAIAWLLYIANVLWTVGYDTYYAMVDRDDDLKIGVKSTAILFGEADRTIILTLQVLSLGCLLMAGNRFELGGWFHLGLVAALICFVWEYWSTRNLDRESCFKAFLHNHWAGLLIFLSIVVDYALR; encoded by the coding sequence ATGTACGTGCAGCTGCTCAAGTCGCTCAATCGCCTGCATCCACGGGCCTGGGACTTCATTCAGCTCAGCCGCATGGACCGCCCCATCGGCATCTACCTACTACTGTGGCCCACCCTCTCGGCGGTGTGGATTGCCGCCAAGGGTTCGCCGACCCTGGCCAATGTGCTGATCTTCACCCTCGGTGTGGTGCTCATGCGTGCGGCAGGCTGCGCCATCAACGACTTTGCCGACCGCAAGGTCGATGGCCACGTCAAGCGCACCGCCGACCGCCCCCTGGCCGCCGGCCGGATCAATGCCCGCGAGGCCCTGGTGCTGTTCGCGATTCTGGTGGGGGTGAGTTTCCTGCTGGTGCTGTGCACCAACGCCACCACCGTCTGGCTGTCGTTCGGCGCGGTGGCGCTGGCGGCCTGTTATCCGTTCATGAAGCGCTACACCTACTACCCGCAAGTGGTGCTCGGGGCTGCCTACTCATGGGGCATTCCCATGGCCTTCACGGCGGCCAACGGCGAGCTGCCGGCGATTGCCTGGCTGCTGTACATCGCCAACGTGCTGTGGACTGTGGGTTACGACACCTACTACGCCATGGTCGATCGCGACGATGACCTGAAGATCGGCGTCAAATCGACGGCGATCCTCTTCGGCGAAGCCGACCGAACCATCATCCTGACCTTGCAGGTACTGTCGCTGGGTTGTTTGCTGATGGCCGGCAACCGCTTTGAACTGGGCGGCTGGTTCCACCTGGGACTGGTGGCGGCGCTGATCTGCTTCGTGTGGGAGTACTGGTCGACCCGCAACCTGGATCGCGAATCCTGTTTCAAGGCCTTCCTGCACAATCATTGGGCCGGGTTGCTGATCTTCCTCAGCATCGTTGTCGACTACGCCCTGCGCTGA
- a CDS encoding COG4315 family predicted lipoprotein, producing MTRHTLNWMALFTAVALALPGIASAHHAMMKDGVMVDHAGMTLYTFDKDSGGKSMCNDECAKNWPPLMVKDGDMAEEGWTQIKRDDGSMQWAYKGKPVYTFVKDKKAGDMTGDGMKDVWHVIK from the coding sequence ATGACACGACATACGCTGAACTGGATGGCGCTTTTTACTGCAGTGGCACTGGCGTTGCCAGGGATAGCGTCGGCCCATCATGCCATGATGAAAGACGGTGTGATGGTCGACCATGCGGGGATGACGCTCTACACCTTCGACAAGGATTCGGGCGGCAAATCCATGTGCAACGATGAGTGTGCCAAGAACTGGCCGCCGCTGATGGTCAAGGATGGCGACATGGCCGAAGAGGGGTGGACGCAGATCAAGCGCGATGACGGTTCTATGCAGTGGGCCTACAAAGGCAAGCCGGTGTACACCTTCGTCAAAGACAAGAAAGCCGGTGACATGACCGGCGACGGCATGAAGGATGTCTGGCACGTGATCAAGTAA
- the phoB gene encoding phosphate regulon transcriptional regulator PhoB: MVGRNILIVDDEAPIREMIAVALEMAGYDCLEAENSQQAHAIIVDRKPDLILLDWMLPGTSGIELARRLKRDELTGDIPIIMLTAKGEEDNKIQGLEVGADDYITKPFSPRELVARLKAVLRRAGPSDGEAPIEVGGLLLDPISHRVTIDGKPAEMGPTEYRLLQFFMTHQERAYTRGQLLDQVWGGNVYVEERTVDVHIRRLRKALGEAYENLVQTVRGTGYRFSTKS; encoded by the coding sequence ATGGTTGGCAGGAACATTCTGATCGTTGACGACGAAGCGCCGATTCGCGAGATGATCGCCGTTGCATTGGAAATGGCCGGCTATGACTGCCTGGAAGCGGAAAACTCCCAGCAGGCCCACGCCATCATCGTCGACCGCAAGCCCGACCTGATCCTGCTCGACTGGATGCTGCCGGGCACCTCGGGCATTGAACTGGCCCGCCGCCTCAAGCGTGACGAACTGACCGGCGACATTCCGATCATCATGCTCACCGCCAAGGGTGAGGAAGACAACAAGATCCAAGGTCTTGAAGTCGGTGCCGACGATTACATCACCAAGCCGTTCTCGCCACGCGAGCTGGTCGCCCGCCTTAAAGCCGTGCTGCGTCGTGCCGGCCCAAGCGATGGTGAAGCCCCGATCGAAGTCGGTGGCCTGTTGCTCGATCCGATCAGCCACCGCGTGACCATCGACGGCAAGCCGGCCGAAATGGGCCCCACCGAATACCGCCTGTTGCAGTTCTTCATGACGCACCAGGAGCGCGCCTACACCCGTGGCCAACTGCTCGACCAGGTGTGGGGCGGCAATGTCTATGTCGAGGAGCGCACGGTCGACGTGCACATCCGCCGCCTGCGCAAGGCGCTGGGTGAGGCTTACGAAAATCTGGTACAAACCGTCCGTGGCACCGGTTACCGCTTCTCCACCAAAAGTTGA
- the phoR gene encoding phosphate regulon sensor histidine kinase PhoR, producing the protein MLLLITACLLVGLISGYYGWSLAVGLAIYLGWTLKQLLRLHEWLRLHKPDEAPPDGYGLWGEVFDSIYHLQRRDQRVRGRLQAVIDRVQESTAALKDAVIMLDSDGNLEWWNRAAETLLGLKTPQDSGQPVTNLVRHPRFKEYFEQENYLEPLEIPSPINDRLRVQLHITRYGNNEHLMLVRDVTRIHQLEQMRKDFVANVSHELRTPLTVIAGYLETLLDNVEEVNPRWVRALQQMQQQGGRMQTLLNDLLLLAKLEATDYPSDNQPVAVDALLQSIKGDAQALSGQRNQRITLEATPGVRLKGSEAELRSAFSNLVFNAVKYTQDGGQIRIRWWADEQGAHLSVQDSGIGIDAKHLPRLTERFYRVDSSRASNTGGTGLGLAIVKHVLLRHRARLEISSVPGHGSTFTCHFAPIQIASRMAS; encoded by the coding sequence ATGCTGCTGTTAATCACCGCTTGCCTGCTGGTGGGCCTGATCAGCGGCTACTACGGCTGGAGCCTGGCGGTGGGCCTGGCGATTTACCTGGGCTGGACCCTCAAGCAGCTGCTACGCCTGCACGAGTGGCTGCGCCTGCACAAACCCGATGAAGCGCCCCCCGACGGCTATGGCCTGTGGGGCGAGGTGTTCGACAGCATCTATCACCTGCAACGCCGCGACCAGCGCGTGCGGGGCCGCCTGCAGGCGGTGATCGACCGGGTGCAGGAATCCACCGCCGCCCTCAAGGACGCGGTGATCATGCTCGACAGCGACGGCAACCTGGAATGGTGGAACCGCGCCGCCGAAACCCTGCTCGGCCTCAAGACGCCCCAAGACAGCGGCCAGCCGGTAACCAACCTGGTGCGCCATCCACGCTTCAAGGAGTACTTCGAGCAGGAGAACTACCTCGAGCCACTGGAAATCCCTTCGCCGATAAACGACCGCCTGCGCGTACAACTGCACATCACCCGCTACGGCAACAACGAGCACCTGATGCTGGTGCGCGATGTCACCCGCATCCATCAGCTCGAACAGATGCGCAAGGACTTCGTCGCCAACGTCTCCCATGAACTGCGCACGCCCCTGACGGTGATCGCCGGCTACCTGGAAACCCTGCTCGACAACGTCGAAGAGGTAAACCCGCGCTGGGTCCGGGCGCTGCAGCAAATGCAGCAGCAAGGCGGCCGCATGCAGACCCTGCTCAACGATCTGTTGTTGCTGGCCAAGCTGGAAGCCACCGATTACCCCTCCGACAACCAGCCCGTGGCCGTCGATGCATTGCTGCAGTCGATCAAGGGCGATGCCCAGGCCCTGTCCGGCCAGCGCAACCAGCGCATTACCCTGGAGGCGACCCCCGGCGTTCGCCTCAAAGGCAGTGAGGCCGAACTGCGCAGCGCCTTCTCCAACCTGGTGTTCAATGCGGTCAAGTACACCCAGGATGGCGGCCAGATCCGCATTCGCTGGTGGGCCGACGAACAGGGCGCGCACCTGAGCGTCCAGGACTCCGGTATCGGCATCGACGCCAAACACCTGCCCCGCCTGACCGAGCGCTTCTACCGGGTCGACTCCAGCCGTGCCTCCAACACCGGTGGCACCGGGCTGGGACTGGCGATCGTCAAGCATGTGCTGCTACGCCACCGGGCGCGCCTGGAGATCAGTAGCGTGCCGGGACATGGCAGCACCTTCACCTGCCATTTCGCGCCCATCCAGATCGCCTCGCGCATGGCCTCCTAA
- a CDS encoding hemolysin family protein, producing MDPSPGISLASLFADFGMILFALLLVLLNGFFVAAEFAMVKLRSTKVESIAVQHGWRGQILRTVHNQLDAYLSACQLGITLASLGLGWVGEPAFAHLLEPLLAAVGVQSPEVIKAVSFFSAFFVISYLHIVVGELAPKSWAIRKPELLSLWTAVPLYLFYWLMYPAIYLLNASANAILRIAGQGEPGPHHEHHYSRDELKLILHSSRGQDPSDQGMRVLASAVEMGELEVVDWANSREDMVCLDADAPLKEILAMFRRHKFSRYPVLDAERGEFIGLLHIKDLLLELADLDHIPESFNLAELTRPLERVSRHMPLSHLLEQFRKGGAHFALVEEADGKVIGYLTMEDVLEVLVGDIQDEHRKAERGILAYQPGKLLVRGDTPLFKVERLLGVDLDHIEAETLAGLVYETLKRVPEEEEVLEVEGLRIIIKKMKGPKIVLAKVLKLD from the coding sequence ATGGACCCTTCCCCAGGTATTAGCCTCGCCTCACTGTTCGCCGATTTCGGCATGATTCTTTTTGCTCTGCTGCTGGTTCTGCTCAACGGCTTTTTCGTTGCCGCCGAGTTCGCCATGGTCAAATTGCGCTCGACCAAAGTCGAGTCGATTGCCGTGCAGCATGGCTGGCGCGGGCAAATCCTGCGCACCGTGCACAACCAACTGGACGCTTACCTGTCGGCCTGCCAGCTGGGTATCACCCTCGCCTCCCTGGGGCTGGGCTGGGTCGGTGAGCCGGCCTTCGCGCACTTGCTCGAGCCGCTGCTGGCCGCTGTCGGGGTCCAATCCCCGGAAGTCATCAAGGCCGTGTCGTTCTTCAGCGCCTTCTTCGTGATTTCCTACCTGCACATCGTGGTCGGCGAACTGGCACCCAAGTCCTGGGCCATTCGCAAACCCGAACTGCTGTCGCTGTGGACTGCCGTGCCGCTGTACCTGTTCTACTGGCTGATGTACCCGGCCATCTACCTGCTCAACGCCAGTGCCAACGCCATCCTGCGCATTGCCGGCCAGGGCGAGCCGGGCCCCCACCACGAGCACCACTACAGCCGTGACGAACTGAAGCTGATCCTGCACTCCAGCCGCGGCCAGGACCCGAGCGACCAAGGCATGCGCGTACTGGCCTCGGCGGTGGAAATGGGTGAGCTGGAAGTGGTCGACTGGGCCAACTCCCGCGAAGACATGGTGTGCCTGGATGCCGATGCGCCGCTCAAGGAAATCCTCGCGATGTTCCGCCGGCACAAATTCAGCCGCTATCCGGTACTGGATGCCGAGCGCGGTGAATTCATCGGCCTGCTGCACATCAAGGACCTGCTGCTGGAACTGGCGGACCTGGACCACATCCCGGAGTCCTTCAACCTGGCCGAACTGACCCGACCGCTGGAACGCGTGTCGCGCCACATGCCGCTGTCCCACTTGCTGGAGCAGTTCCGCAAGGGTGGCGCACATTTCGCCCTGGTCGAAGAAGCCGACGGCAAAGTGATCGGCTACCTGACCATGGAGGACGTGCTGGAAGTGCTGGTGGGCGACATTCAGGACGAACACCGCAAGGCCGAACGCGGCATCCTCGCCTATCAGCCAGGCAAGTTGTTGGTGCGTGGCGATACCCCGCTGTTCAAGGTCGAGCGCCTGCTGGGGGTGGACCTGGACCACATCGAGGCGGAAACCCTCGCCGGCCTGGTCTACGAGACCCTCAAGCGGGTTCCGGAAGAAGAAGAAGTACTGGAAGTCGAAGGCCTGCGCATCATCATCAAGAAGATGAAAGGCCCGAAAATCGTCCTGGCCAAGGTGCTCAAGCTCGACTGA
- a CDS encoding peptidoglycan DD-metalloendopeptidase family protein codes for MPARTLLFCALIAACGPALAMTLYKHTDEFGVVSYSDRPLPGGSAFVFRDRMFEQLEHQVHLQATPFAGGVRFTARNDTYAPVEVELRLERLSNVQGGTSRIVRRVLPPRITVPLTVLSARQPGKSVGYQEKFRYALGNPAQRQQAFRYPLPWRGGPFRLTQGSNGRYSHFGPKGRYAMDIAMPEGTPIIAARAGVVIKTENNQSGRGTNPAGNFVRILHDDGTMGVYLHLMRGSVVVREGQRVVYGTALAKSGNTGNSTGPHLHFVVQRNVGLALESIPYQFNQPVGGLPNFTAGNP; via the coding sequence ATGCCCGCACGCACTTTGCTGTTCTGCGCCTTGATCGCGGCTTGCGGCCCGGCACTGGCGATGACCCTCTACAAACACACTGACGAGTTCGGCGTGGTCTCCTATTCTGACCGCCCACTGCCGGGTGGCAGCGCGTTCGTGTTTCGCGATCGAATGTTCGAGCAGCTGGAGCATCAGGTACACCTTCAGGCGACCCCGTTCGCTGGTGGGGTGCGTTTTACCGCACGCAACGACACCTACGCACCGGTCGAAGTAGAGCTGCGCCTGGAGCGCTTGAGCAACGTCCAGGGCGGCACCTCGCGGATTGTCCGGCGGGTGCTGCCGCCGCGCATCACGGTGCCGCTGACGGTGCTCAGTGCGCGCCAGCCGGGCAAGTCGGTGGGCTACCAGGAGAAGTTCAGGTACGCCCTGGGCAACCCCGCCCAGCGTCAGCAGGCGTTTCGTTACCCGTTACCGTGGCGCGGCGGGCCGTTCCGGCTGACCCAGGGCTCCAATGGGCGCTACAGCCATTTCGGCCCAAAGGGGCGTTACGCCATGGACATCGCCATGCCCGAAGGCACGCCGATCATTGCCGCAAGGGCCGGGGTGGTGATCAAGACCGAGAACAACCAGAGCGGACGCGGGACGAACCCGGCGGGGAATTTTGTACGGATCCTGCACGACGACGGCACCATGGGCGTATACCTGCACCTGATGCGCGGTTCGGTCGTGGTCAGAGAGGGGCAGCGAGTGGTCTACGGTACGGCGCTGGCCAAGTCCGGCAACACCGGCAACAGCACCGGCCCGCATTTGCACTTTGTGGTGCAGCGCAACGTCGGGCTGGCGCTGGAGTCGATCCCTTACCAGTTCAACCAGCCCGTCGGTGGGTTGCCGAACTTCACCGCCGGCAACCCGTGA
- a CDS encoding response regulator, translated as MSKVSVLVVDDAPFIRDLVKKCLRNHFPGVVIEDAINGRKAQTLLSRQAFDLVLCDWEMPEMSGLELLTWCREQASMKTLPFIMVTSRGDKENVVQAIQAGVSDFVGKPFTNEQLLTKVKKALTKVGKLDALMASVPARAHSAFANDSLNALTGGRAETVKAPAPAPAPAVAAAEPAKPQINPPQPATGRGQGQLRLPSGVQPCVIKALSLKEALLVVRRGETLPQVLEGAVLDLEQGENAEVARLNGYLHAVAALEPKPDSDWLQLTFKFVDQDAQKLDYLSRLIARGTAQKHFVPGA; from the coding sequence ATGAGTAAAGTCAGTGTGTTGGTGGTCGATGATGCGCCGTTCATTCGCGACCTGGTGAAAAAGTGCCTGCGCAACCACTTCCCGGGCGTGGTCATCGAAGATGCCATCAACGGCCGCAAGGCGCAGACCCTGCTGTCACGCCAGGCCTTTGACCTGGTGCTGTGTGACTGGGAAATGCCGGAAATGTCCGGGCTTGAATTGCTGACCTGGTGCCGTGAGCAGGCGTCGATGAAGACCTTGCCGTTCATCATGGTGACCAGCCGTGGCGACAAGGAAAACGTGGTGCAGGCGATCCAGGCCGGTGTCTCGGATTTTGTCGGCAAGCCCTTCACCAATGAACAGCTGCTGACCAAGGTCAAAAAGGCCCTGACCAAGGTGGGCAAGCTCGATGCCTTGATGGCCAGCGTCCCGGCCCGTGCCCATTCGGCGTTTGCCAATGACTCGCTCAATGCCCTCACCGGTGGACGGGCAGAAACGGTAAAGGCTCCGGCTCCGGCTCCGGCTCCGGCGGTAGCCGCTGCAGAACCGGCCAAGCCGCAGATCAACCCGCCCCAGCCAGCCACTGGCCGTGGCCAGGGGCAGCTGCGTCTGCCAAGTGGCGTTCAGCCTTGCGTGATCAAGGCGCTGAGCCTCAAGGAAGCGCTGCTGGTGGTGCGTCGCGGTGAGACCCTGCCTCAGGTGCTTGAAGGCGCCGTACTGGACCTGGAGCAGGGCGAGAACGCCGAGGTCGCCCGGCTTAACGGCTACCTGCATGCCGTCGCAGCGCTGGAGCCCAAGCCCGACAGTGACTGGCTGCAACTGACCTTCAAGTTTGTCGACCAGGACGCCCAGAAGCTCGACTACTTGTCGCGGCTGATTGCCCGGGGTACGGCGCAGAAGCACTTCGTACCGGGTGCTTGA